A single Dermacentor variabilis isolate Ectoservices chromosome 9, ASM5094787v1, whole genome shotgun sequence DNA region contains:
- the LOC142558225 gene encoding uncharacterized protein LOC142558225 yields MNSYAILALVILGHLCQIHAATLSKPARNVDEATKELTERISRSLMEHREDIIGAFNTLEKSVDSVGDETDEHAIPALVAAVAGIIANGAISGAVGAAVGSLINKG; encoded by the exons ATGAACTCCTACGCTATCTTGGCACTCGTTATTCTGGGGCACCTGTGTC AAATTCACGCAGCCACGCTGAGCAAGCCGGCAAGGAACGTAGACGAGGCAACAAAAGAACTCACGGAAAGGATTTCCCGTTCCCTCATGGAGCACCGTGAGGACATCATCGGTGCCTTCAATACACTCGAAAAGTCTGTCGACAGCGTCGGCGATGAAACCGATGAGCACGCCATTCCGGCCTTAGTTGCGGCTGTCGCGGGGATCATCGCAAACGGCGCCATATCCGGCGCTGTCGGGGCTGCTGTCGGGAGCTTGATTAACAAAGGCTGA